A section of the Marinimicrobium koreense genome encodes:
- the narJ gene encoding nitrate reductase molybdenum cofactor assembly chaperone gives MKSLRVISLLMEYPTAELMEAQDELKSLVASMNLKGKQRDALLAFVEQRTSGDLMDWQSEYDALFERGRSLSLLLFEHVHGESRDRGQAMVDLMNQYQQAGLAIDANELPDYLPLYLEFLSTQGPDNARAGLQEVEHILGLLAARLKERDSNYAALFEALLHWCGDRVNIEQIREQVAGEARDDTPEALDKVWEEEAVTFGPDAQAEGCNVQYRPESGQRRDQEQILNLMEPQPVKNRQEA, from the coding sequence ATGAAAAGTTTACGCGTTATTTCTCTGCTGATGGAGTACCCCACGGCAGAGTTGATGGAAGCTCAAGACGAGCTCAAATCTCTGGTCGCCAGTATGAACCTCAAGGGCAAGCAGCGCGATGCGCTGTTGGCCTTTGTCGAGCAGCGCACCAGTGGTGACCTGATGGACTGGCAGTCCGAGTACGATGCGCTGTTTGAGCGCGGTCGTTCCCTGTCGCTACTGTTGTTCGAGCATGTGCATGGAGAATCCCGGGATCGCGGTCAGGCCATGGTGGATCTGATGAACCAGTATCAGCAGGCGGGCCTGGCCATCGACGCCAACGAACTGCCGGATTATCTGCCGCTGTATCTCGAGTTTCTGTCTACCCAAGGGCCGGACAATGCCCGCGCGGGGCTGCAGGAAGTGGAGCATATTCTCGGGCTGCTCGCCGCTCGCCTGAAAGAGCGCGATTCCAACTACGCAGCGCTGTTCGAAGCGTTGCTGCATTGGTGTGGCGATCGGGTCAACATCGAGCAGATCCGGGAGCAGGTGGCCGGTGAAGCCCGGGACGATACCCCCGAGGCGCTGGACAAGGTGTGGGAAGAAGAAGCCGTAACCTTCGGCCCGGACGCCCAGGCTGAAGGCTGCAATGTTCAATACCGGCCGGAGTCCGGCCAGCGTCGGGATCAGGAGCAGATACTGAACCTGATGGAACCTCAACCAGTAAAAAATCGTCAGGAGGCATGA
- a CDS encoding putative selenate ABC transporter substrate-binding protein — protein MLGRNLLRFAFTAVVLGLTSLGASAQTFVFTAIPDEDETRLQERFQAVADYLEEELGVDVRFVPVKSYAAAVSAFRNDQVQLAWFGALSGVQARERVPGSQALAQGTEDQAFYTYIVAHKSTGLEPNSGLTEAMRGMTFTFGSKGSTSGRLVPEYYIREAFGEAPDEVFSRVGYSGNHSRTASMVASGAYQLGAVNYTVWETEIEAGNVDPDEAHVVYKTPSYPNYQWSIRGDVDERFGEGFTEKVRAALIGMDDPAMLESFPRSAFVPASNDNYAVIREVAKEIGLLD, from the coding sequence ATGTTAGGACGCAACCTCCTTCGCTTTGCCTTCACCGCTGTGGTGCTGGGCTTGACCTCCTTGGGTGCCAGTGCCCAGACCTTTGTGTTCACCGCCATTCCCGATGAGGATGAAACCCGGCTTCAGGAGCGATTTCAGGCCGTGGCGGACTATCTGGAAGAGGAACTTGGGGTCGACGTGCGCTTTGTACCGGTCAAGTCTTACGCGGCAGCCGTGAGCGCCTTCCGCAACGACCAAGTACAACTGGCCTGGTTCGGTGCGCTTTCCGGGGTCCAGGCCCGGGAACGGGTACCCGGCTCCCAGGCTTTAGCCCAAGGGACCGAAGATCAGGCGTTTTACACCTATATTGTGGCCCACAAAAGCACCGGGCTTGAACCCAACTCTGGGCTGACCGAGGCCATGCGGGGCATGACCTTCACCTTTGGCTCCAAAGGCTCCACCTCCGGCCGCCTGGTGCCCGAGTATTATATTCGCGAGGCCTTTGGCGAGGCGCCCGATGAGGTGTTCTCACGGGTCGGCTACAGCGGTAATCACAGTCGCACCGCTTCCATGGTGGCCTCTGGCGCTTATCAGTTGGGCGCCGTGAATTACACCGTGTGGGAAACCGAAATTGAAGCGGGTAATGTCGATCCGGACGAGGCTCACGTGGTGTATAAAACCCCCAGCTACCCCAACTACCAGTGGAGCATTCGCGGTGACGTAGACGAACGCTTTGGCGAGGGTTTTACTGAGAAAGTACGGGCGGCGCTGATTGGCATGGACGACCCGGCGATGCTGGAAAGCTTTCCCCGCTCTGCGTTCGTGCCCGCGAGTAATGACAATTACGCGGTCATCCGTGAGGTAGCCAAAGAAATCGGTCTGCTGGATTGA
- a CDS encoding peptidylprolyl isomerase, whose translation MITVNQTQIPEDKVLAEMQYHPAESRREAMFKAAESLIIGELFRQRAKTLGIPVSDDTVESSDEDFIEALIEQEVAIPDASEEDCRQYFEANPGKFETSPLLEVKHILLAVPKEDDAGRAEAKMRADALLDILKGGADFGKLAKRESSCPSKETGGSLGQLSRGQTVPEFERQVFVAEPGLMPRPVESRYGFHLVYIERKISGKPLTFEQAREKIAEYLNEKVRRKAIAQYIQVLIAEAKIEGYDLQVDGSPLMQ comes from the coding sequence ATGATCACCGTCAACCAAACCCAAATCCCCGAAGACAAAGTCCTCGCGGAAATGCAATACCACCCGGCGGAATCCCGGCGGGAGGCCATGTTCAAAGCGGCCGAATCCCTGATCATCGGTGAGCTGTTTCGACAGCGCGCCAAAACGCTCGGCATTCCGGTCAGTGATGACACCGTGGAAAGCTCCGATGAAGATTTCATCGAAGCCCTGATCGAGCAGGAAGTGGCCATACCCGATGCTTCAGAGGAAGATTGCCGGCAGTACTTCGAGGCCAACCCGGGCAAATTCGAAACCTCGCCACTGCTGGAGGTAAAACACATTCTGCTGGCGGTGCCGAAAGAAGACGACGCCGGACGGGCCGAAGCCAAAATGCGTGCCGATGCCCTATTGGACATCCTCAAGGGCGGTGCCGATTTTGGTAAATTGGCCAAGCGGGAATCTTCCTGCCCCTCCAAAGAAACCGGTGGCAGCCTCGGTCAGCTTAGCAGAGGGCAGACCGTTCCAGAGTTCGAACGTCAGGTGTTCGTCGCCGAGCCGGGCCTGATGCCCCGCCCGGTGGAATCCCGCTACGGGTTTCATCTGGTGTACATCGAGCGCAAGATTTCGGGGAAGCCTTTGACCTTCGAGCAAGCCCGGGAAAAAATCGCCGAGTACCTGAATGAAAAAGTCCGGCGCAAGGCGATTGCCCAGTACATTCAGGTATTGATCGCGGAGGCGAAAATCGAGGGGTACGATCTCCAGGTGGATGGTTCGCCGTTGATGCAGTAG
- the narI gene encoding respiratory nitrate reductase subunit gamma: MMSTFHLFAFGIYPYIALAVMFIGTWIRYDREQYTWKASSSQLLEKKWLRIGSIPFHIGIIGIFFGHLVGLLTPVEVWHLLGVSASAKQILAVVAGGLFGVLCLFGLVVLTLRRLFHPRIRPNSKPMDIVVLFLLLAQLLLGLASIFISVGHLDGAVMLQLMHWAQSIFLLRGLSGAEYIVGVHWIFKAHLVLGLTIFLLFPFTRLVHLLSVPVKYLGRNYQVVRRRARASM; encoded by the coding sequence ATGATGTCCACTTTTCATCTATTCGCGTTTGGCATCTACCCCTATATTGCGCTGGCGGTGATGTTTATCGGTACCTGGATCCGGTACGACCGGGAGCAGTACACCTGGAAGGCCAGCTCCAGTCAGTTGCTGGAGAAGAAGTGGCTGCGCATCGGTAGCATTCCGTTTCACATCGGGATCATCGGCATTTTCTTTGGTCATCTGGTGGGGCTGTTGACCCCGGTGGAGGTGTGGCACCTGTTGGGCGTGAGTGCCAGCGCCAAGCAGATCCTGGCCGTGGTGGCCGGTGGCCTGTTCGGGGTGCTGTGTCTGTTCGGTCTGGTGGTATTGACGCTGCGCCGCCTGTTCCATCCGCGCATCCGTCCCAACAGCAAGCCCATGGATATCGTGGTGTTGTTCCTGCTGTTGGCGCAGTTGTTGCTCGGCCTGGCTTCCATCTTCATCTCCGTTGGTCATCTGGACGGCGCGGTAATGCTGCAACTGATGCACTGGGCTCAGAGCATCTTCCTGCTGCGCGGGTTGAGTGGTGCGGAATACATTGTCGGTGTGCACTGGATCTTCAAAGCGCACCTGGTGTTGGGGCTGACCATCTTCCTGTTGTTCCCCTTTACCCGTCTGGTGCATCTGTTGAGTGTGCCGGTGAAGTATTTGGGCCGGAATTATCAGGTGGTTCGCCGTCGGGCGAGAGCGTCGATGTAG
- a CDS encoding PhnE/PtxC family ABC transporter permease, whose protein sequence is MWRSASVRTSLAFVALALACLFVADLSISAHDPWGELGRLFSGLIRPDFTQIDYLGEALLRTLAFAFVGVGLGATAGLLLALVFGSKIVRTFCAFIRAIHELFWALIFLQFFGLHPLTGVLAIAIPYAGVFGKVYAEILEETDPLPHTTLPFGTGSVVALVYTRFSQAWPHLVTYTAYRLECGIRSSAVLGFVGMPTLGFYLESAFAQGHYSVVGALLLLFYVLIGTLRLWARPKLIPLYLVAAPFLLGSGLPIRWQNVTRFFTEDIVPAPLRNGEGLEGLWVWLAELFSTQALPGIWNTLVLTQIALVLTGILTLLLYPLASRHFTNRLTGPIGHTVLVVLRSTPEYLLAFILLQLWGPSMLPAVIALAVHNSGIIGHLIGRRTNEITLRPDAPRGVERYGYELTPRIYGPFLAFLFYRWEIIMRETAILGILGIATLGFYVDSAIQEIRFDRAMVLILITALLNIGVDILARWLRARLRLRHTAQSEP, encoded by the coding sequence ATGTGGCGATCCGCAAGTGTAAGAACCAGCCTGGCCTTTGTCGCGCTGGCCCTGGCCTGCCTGTTTGTCGCCGACCTGAGCATCAGTGCCCACGACCCCTGGGGCGAGCTGGGCCGGCTGTTTTCCGGGCTGATTCGCCCCGACTTCACCCAGATTGATTACCTCGGCGAGGCGCTGCTCCGAACCCTCGCCTTTGCCTTTGTCGGCGTGGGGCTGGGCGCGACCGCCGGGCTGCTATTGGCCCTGGTATTCGGCTCAAAAATCGTGCGCACCTTTTGCGCCTTTATTCGGGCCATTCACGAACTCTTCTGGGCACTGATCTTTCTGCAGTTTTTCGGCCTGCACCCGCTGACCGGGGTGCTTGCCATTGCCATCCCCTATGCGGGCGTGTTCGGCAAGGTTTATGCTGAAATACTGGAGGAGACCGACCCTCTACCGCACACCACTCTGCCCTTCGGTACGGGATCGGTGGTGGCCCTGGTGTACACCCGGTTCAGCCAGGCCTGGCCCCACCTGGTCACCTACACCGCCTACCGGCTGGAGTGCGGCATCCGCTCCAGTGCGGTGCTGGGTTTTGTCGGAATGCCCACACTGGGGTTTTATCTGGAATCGGCCTTTGCTCAAGGACACTACTCGGTGGTAGGCGCGTTACTGCTATTGTTCTACGTGTTAATCGGTACTCTGCGCCTGTGGGCCCGTCCTAAACTGATCCCGCTGTATCTGGTCGCCGCCCCCTTTCTGCTCGGCAGCGGCTTGCCGATTCGCTGGCAGAACGTCACCCGTTTTTTCACCGAGGACATAGTGCCCGCGCCCCTGCGCAACGGAGAGGGGCTGGAAGGGTTATGGGTTTGGCTGGCGGAGCTGTTCAGCACCCAGGCGCTGCCGGGCATCTGGAACACTCTGGTGCTGACCCAGATCGCCCTGGTACTGACCGGCATTCTGACCTTGCTGCTGTATCCGCTCGCCTCACGGCACTTTACCAATCGCCTGACCGGCCCTATCGGCCATACGGTGCTGGTGGTGCTGCGTTCAACCCCGGAATACCTGCTGGCATTTATTCTGTTGCAGCTCTGGGGCCCCTCCATGCTGCCAGCGGTGATCGCCCTGGCGGTGCATAACAGCGGTATCATTGGCCACCTGATCGGCCGGCGCACCAACGAAATCACCCTGCGCCCGGACGCCCCCCGAGGGGTCGAGCGCTACGGTTATGAACTGACGCCACGGATTTATGGCCCCTTCCTGGCATTCCTGTTTTACCGCTGGGAAATCATCATGCGCGAGACCGCGATTCTCGGGATTCTGGGTATTGCGACTCTCGGCTTTTATGTGGACAGCGCGATTCAGGAAATCCGCTTCGACCGGGCGATGGTGTTGATTTTGATTACCGCGTTGTTGAATATCGGGGTGGATATCCTGGCCCGGTGGTTGCGGGCCAGGTTGCGGTTAAGGCATACCGCGCAGAGTGAGCCTTGA
- a CDS encoding nitrate reductase subunit alpha, which yields MSHLLDKLRYFQAQREPFAEGHGVTTDEDRQWERGYRQRWQHDKIVRSTHGVNCTGSCSWKIYVKNGLVTWETQQTDYPRTRPDLPNHEPRGCPRGASYSWYIYSANRLKYPKVRQSLMKLWREARQEHTDPVAAWASIVEDPAKAKSYKSRRGLGGFVRAHWDEVNEIIAASNVYTAKTYGPDRITGFSPIPAMSMVSYASGARYLSLIGGNCLSFYDWYCDLPPASPQVWGEQTDVPESADWYNSSYIICWGSNVPQTRTPDAHFLTEVRYKGTKVISITPDYSEVAKLTDQWLAPRQGTDAALAMAFGHVILKEFYVDSQSEYFTNYVKRYTDMPNLVILDEEGGRLQQGRFLRAADLVDNLGEEANPDWKTIAINSDDQRLVSPNGSIGYRWGRPEGQTGRWNLENRDGKTGEEVDLQLSLKGNSDEVAEVAFPYFGCKEHDYGYFQHTEHAEVQMRKVPAKRVKLADGREVLVATVYDLTLANYGVDNGLDDPNCARSFDDDKPYTPKWQERITGVKPEHVIRVAREFARTADKTRGRSMIIVGAGMNHWFNMDMNYRGLINMLMMCGCVGQSGGGWAHYVGQEKLRPQTGWQPLAFGLDWQRPPRQMNGTSFFYAHSDQWRYEKLNMSDLVSPLANKDKWQSSILDYNTRAERMGWLPSAPQLATNPLKLAQAAKAAGKDVKDYVRDQLVSGELKFACEDPDSPKNYPRNMFIWRSNLLGSSGKGHEYMLRHLLGTKHGLMNKDLGETGEAKPEDVTWRDEAPEGKVDLWVTLDFRMSTTCLYSDIVLPTATWYEKDDMNTSDMHPFIHPLTEAVDPVWESRSDWDIFKGIAKKFSALSNGHLGVEQDVVTTPIMHDSPGEMAQPYGVKAWWKGECEAVPGVTMPNINVVERDYPNTYHRFTSLGPLMDKLGNGGKGINWDTKEEVEFLGKLNRVHHEEGANQGRPRIESAIDACEVILSLAPETNGHVAVKAWDALGKITGRDHKHLALPKEEEKIRFRDIVAQPRKIISSPTWSGLEDEHVSYNAGYTNVHELIPWRTITGRQQFYQDHEWMLDFGEQHCLYKPPVNLKTVEPILNQRSNGNKELVLNWITPHQKWGIHSTYSDNLLMQTLSRGGPIVWLSEKDAKEAGIEDNDWIDVFNVNGAIACRAVVSQRVPEGMSMMYHAQERIINTPGSNLTKTRGGIHNSVTRAVMKPTHMIGGYAQQAYGFNYYGTVGCNRDEFVIVRKMDKVDWLEEDEQTTDSLAK from the coding sequence ATGAGTCACCTTCTCGACAAGCTGCGCTACTTTCAGGCGCAGCGAGAACCTTTTGCCGAAGGCCACGGCGTTACCACTGATGAAGATCGCCAATGGGAGCGCGGCTATCGCCAGCGCTGGCAGCACGACAAAATTGTGCGCTCCACCCATGGCGTGAACTGCACCGGTTCCTGCAGCTGGAAAATTTACGTGAAGAACGGTCTGGTCACCTGGGAAACCCAGCAGACTGATTATCCGCGCACGCGTCCCGATCTGCCCAACCACGAACCTCGCGGCTGCCCGCGCGGTGCCAGCTATTCCTGGTACATCTACAGCGCCAACCGCCTGAAATACCCCAAGGTGCGCCAGTCTCTGATGAAGCTCTGGCGAGAAGCCCGTCAGGAGCACACCGACCCGGTGGCCGCCTGGGCGTCCATTGTCGAAGACCCGGCCAAGGCGAAAAGCTACAAATCCCGTCGCGGCCTCGGTGGCTTTGTGCGGGCACACTGGGACGAGGTGAATGAAATCATTGCCGCGTCGAACGTCTACACCGCAAAAACCTACGGACCGGACCGGATCACCGGCTTCTCACCCATTCCCGCGATGTCGATGGTGTCCTACGCCTCCGGCGCCCGTTATCTGTCCCTGATTGGCGGCAACTGCCTGAGTTTTTACGATTGGTACTGCGACCTTCCTCCCGCTTCACCGCAGGTTTGGGGCGAGCAGACTGACGTGCCGGAATCCGCCGACTGGTACAACTCCTCCTACATCATCTGCTGGGGTTCCAACGTGCCCCAGACCCGGACCCCGGATGCCCACTTCCTGACCGAAGTACGCTACAAGGGCACCAAGGTCATCAGCATCACGCCGGACTACTCCGAGGTCGCCAAACTGACCGACCAGTGGTTGGCACCGCGCCAGGGTACCGATGCGGCCCTGGCCATGGCCTTCGGTCACGTGATCCTGAAGGAGTTCTACGTTGACTCCCAGAGCGAGTACTTCACTAACTACGTGAAGCGCTACACCGATATGCCCAACCTGGTCATCCTCGACGAGGAGGGAGGCCGCCTGCAGCAGGGTCGTTTCCTGCGCGCGGCGGATCTGGTGGATAACCTGGGCGAGGAAGCGAACCCGGACTGGAAGACCATTGCCATCAACAGTGACGATCAGCGTCTGGTCAGCCCCAACGGCTCCATCGGTTATCGCTGGGGCCGCCCTGAGGGCCAGACAGGCCGGTGGAACCTGGAGAACCGCGATGGCAAAACCGGCGAAGAGGTGGATCTGCAGCTGTCCCTGAAAGGCAACAGCGATGAAGTGGCCGAAGTCGCGTTCCCCTACTTCGGTTGTAAAGAACACGACTATGGTTATTTCCAGCACACCGAACATGCCGAAGTGCAGATGCGCAAGGTGCCGGCCAAACGCGTCAAACTGGCCGATGGCCGCGAGGTGTTGGTCGCCACCGTGTACGACCTGACCCTGGCCAACTATGGCGTGGACAATGGTCTGGACGATCCCAACTGCGCCCGGAGTTTTGATGACGACAAGCCCTACACACCCAAGTGGCAGGAGCGCATCACCGGCGTCAAACCCGAACATGTGATCCGCGTTGCCCGGGAGTTTGCCCGCACCGCCGATAAAACCCGCGGCCGCTCCATGATCATTGTCGGCGCCGGGATGAACCACTGGTTCAACATGGACATGAACTACCGCGGCCTGATCAACATGTTGATGATGTGTGGCTGCGTCGGTCAGAGCGGCGGCGGCTGGGCGCACTATGTGGGTCAGGAAAAGCTGCGCCCGCAGACGGGCTGGCAGCCCCTGGCCTTTGGTCTGGACTGGCAGCGTCCGCCCCGGCAGATGAACGGTACCTCATTCTTCTACGCCCACTCCGATCAGTGGCGCTACGAAAAACTGAACATGAGCGACCTGGTTTCGCCCCTGGCGAACAAGGACAAATGGCAGTCCAGTATTCTGGATTACAACACCCGCGCCGAGCGCATGGGCTGGTTGCCGTCTGCCCCGCAGTTGGCGACCAACCCGCTGAAACTGGCCCAAGCTGCCAAGGCGGCCGGTAAAGACGTCAAAGACTATGTGCGCGATCAGTTGGTCAGTGGCGAGCTGAAATTCGCCTGTGAAGATCCGGACAGCCCGAAGAACTACCCGCGCAACATGTTCATCTGGCGCTCCAACCTCCTGGGTTCCAGCGGCAAGGGCCACGAGTACATGCTGCGCCACCTGCTGGGCACGAAGCACGGCCTGATGAACAAGGACCTGGGCGAAACCGGCGAGGCCAAGCCCGAAGATGTCACCTGGCGCGACGAGGCACCGGAGGGCAAGGTGGACCTGTGGGTGACGCTGGACTTCCGTATGTCCACCACCTGCCTGTATTCCGACATCGTTCTGCCGACCGCGACCTGGTACGAAAAGGACGACATGAACACCTCGGATATGCACCCCTTTATTCACCCGCTCACCGAAGCGGTGGACCCGGTGTGGGAATCGCGCAGCGATTGGGATATTTTCAAGGGCATCGCCAAAAAATTCTCCGCGTTGAGCAACGGCCATCTGGGAGTGGAACAGGATGTGGTGACCACACCCATCATGCACGATTCCCCGGGAGAAATGGCTCAGCCTTACGGTGTGAAAGCCTGGTGGAAAGGCGAGTGCGAGGCTGTGCCCGGCGTGACCATGCCCAACATCAACGTGGTGGAGCGGGACTACCCCAACACCTATCACCGCTTCACTTCGCTCGGCCCCTTGATGGACAAATTGGGCAATGGCGGCAAGGGCATCAACTGGGATACCAAAGAGGAGGTTGAATTCCTCGGTAAGCTCAACCGCGTGCATCACGAAGAGGGCGCCAATCAGGGCCGCCCGCGGATCGAGTCCGCCATTGATGCCTGTGAAGTGATTCTGTCGCTGGCCCCTGAAACCAACGGCCATGTGGCGGTAAAAGCCTGGGACGCTCTGGGCAAAATTACCGGCCGGGATCACAAGCATCTCGCGCTGCCCAAGGAAGAGGAAAAGATCCGCTTCCGCGACATCGTCGCCCAGCCGCGCAAGATCATTTCCTCGCCCACCTGGTCGGGGCTGGAAGACGAGCATGTGTCCTACAACGCGGGTTATACCAACGTGCATGAACTGATCCCCTGGCGCACCATCACCGGTCGTCAGCAGTTCTATCAGGATCACGAGTGGATGCTCGACTTCGGTGAGCAGCACTGCCTGTACAAACCGCCGGTAAACCTGAAAACCGTCGAGCCGATTCTCAATCAGCGCAGCAACGGCAACAAAGAGTTGGTGCTCAACTGGATTACCCCACACCAGAAATGGGGCATACACAGCACCTACTCGGACAACCTGCTGATGCAGACCCTCTCGCGCGGCGGCCCGATTGTGTGGCTGAGCGAGAAAGACGCGAAGGAAGCGGGTATTGAGGATAACGACTGGATCGACGTGTTCAACGTCAACGGCGCCATCGCCTGTCGTGCGGTCGTCTCCCAGCGGGTGCCCGAGGGCATGAGCATGATGTATCACGCCCAGGAGCGGATCATCAATACGCCCGGATCGAACCTGACCAAAACCCGCGGCGGGATTCACAACTCCGTGACCCGTGCGGTGATGAAACCCACCCATATGATCGGTGGCTACGCCCAACAGGCTTACGGCTTCAACTATTACGGCACCGTAGGCTGTAACCGCGACGAATTCGTCATTGTCCGCAAGATGGATAAAGTGGATTGGCTCGAAGAAGACGAGCAGACCACTGACAGCCTGGCTAAGTGA
- a CDS encoding ATP-binding cassette domain-containing protein, with the protein MTALSLTDVVADYGDLRVLGPLSLDVVRGQTVALVGKSGAGKSTLLSLMYQQWRPLGAALMPQDLGLVPALSVFHNVYMGGLKRHSTTHNLLSLLRPFKRDIEQIRPVLKTLDIDHKCWTAAGELSGGQRQRVAAARVIHQKGEVLLADEPASALDGPMAERVLAALTDAYPTSVLAMHDVELALHFADRVVGIADGGIALDEPRDRLQASDLLTLY; encoded by the coding sequence ATGACGGCGCTGTCCCTGACCGATGTGGTCGCCGACTACGGCGACCTGCGCGTACTCGGCCCTCTCAGCCTTGATGTGGTGCGCGGTCAGACTGTGGCCCTGGTGGGCAAGAGCGGCGCAGGCAAGTCCACGCTGCTCAGTCTGATGTACCAGCAGTGGCGCCCCCTGGGCGCGGCGTTGATGCCCCAGGACCTCGGGCTGGTTCCGGCCCTGAGCGTGTTTCACAACGTCTACATGGGCGGGCTGAAGCGGCACTCCACCACCCACAATCTGTTGTCTCTGCTGCGCCCGTTCAAACGGGATATCGAGCAGATTCGTCCAGTCCTGAAAACCCTTGATATCGACCACAAATGCTGGACTGCAGCCGGGGAGCTTTCCGGTGGTCAGCGCCAGCGCGTGGCGGCGGCGCGGGTCATTCACCAGAAAGGGGAAGTCCTGTTGGCGGATGAGCCGGCCTCGGCCCTCGATGGCCCCATGGCGGAACGGGTCCTGGCGGCACTCACCGACGCCTACCCCACGTCAGTACTCGCCATGCATGATGTCGAGCTGGCCCTGCACTTTGCCGACCGGGTGGTGGGCATCGCCGACGGCGGCATTGCCCTGGACGAACCCCGCGATCGACTGCAGGCCAGTGACCTGCTGACACTGTACTGA
- the narH gene encoding nitrate reductase subunit beta, which produces MKVRAQIGMVLNLDKCIGCHTCSVTCKNVWTSREGVEYAWFNNVETKPGVGYPKEWENQNKWNGGWKRDKKGKIKPRIGGKLRVLANLFANPDLPEIDDYYEPFDFDYQTLHTAGDKKHQPTARPRSLVSGQRMEKIEWGPNWEEILGTEFEKRRKDVNFDQVQADIYGQFENTFMMYLPRLCEHCLNPACVSSCPSGAIYKREEDGIVLIDQDKCRGWRMCVSACPYKKIYYNWKSGKSEKCTFCYPRIEVGQPTVCSETCVGRIRYLGVLLYDADRIEEAASVANEADLYQAQLDIFLDPNDPAVIAAAQAEGIPQGWIDAAQNSPTYKMAVEWKVALPLHPEYRTLPMVWYVPPLSPIQSAAEAGHVGMNGEIPDLKSLRIPIRYLANLLTAGEEQPVVEALERMIAMRAYKRSQHVDGVEDLEVLKQVGLSVAQVEDMYRYMAIANYEDRFVIPTSHRAYAEDAYDMKGDCGFSFGNGCADGTSETSLFGGNRAGVRQIIPAILQD; this is translated from the coding sequence ATGAAAGTAAGAGCGCAAATCGGCATGGTGCTGAACCTGGACAAGTGCATTGGTTGCCACACCTGTTCAGTGACCTGTAAAAACGTCTGGACCTCACGCGAGGGTGTCGAGTACGCCTGGTTTAACAACGTGGAGACCAAACCCGGTGTCGGTTACCCCAAAGAGTGGGAAAACCAGAACAAGTGGAACGGTGGCTGGAAACGCGACAAGAAAGGCAAAATCAAGCCACGCATCGGCGGCAAGCTGCGGGTACTGGCCAACCTGTTCGCCAATCCGGATCTGCCGGAGATTGACGACTACTACGAGCCGTTCGATTTTGACTACCAGACCCTGCACACAGCCGGTGACAAAAAGCACCAGCCGACCGCACGTCCGCGCTCGCTGGTATCCGGTCAGCGGATGGAGAAAATCGAGTGGGGTCCGAACTGGGAGGAGATTCTCGGCACCGAGTTTGAAAAGCGTCGTAAGGACGTGAACTTCGATCAGGTACAGGCCGATATCTACGGGCAGTTTGAAAACACCTTCATGATGTATCTGCCCCGGTTGTGCGAGCACTGCCTGAACCCGGCCTGTGTTTCTTCTTGTCCCTCGGGTGCGATCTACAAGCGCGAGGAAGACGGTATTGTGCTCATTGATCAGGACAAGTGCCGCGGCTGGCGCATGTGTGTCTCCGCCTGTCCGTACAAGAAGATCTACTACAACTGGAAGAGTGGCAAATCCGAGAAATGCACCTTCTGCTATCCGCGCATCGAAGTGGGCCAACCCACTGTCTGCTCGGAAACCTGTGTGGGCCGTATCCGCTACCTGGGCGTATTGCTGTACGACGCGGACCGCATCGAAGAGGCGGCCAGTGTGGCCAACGAGGCGGACCTGTACCAGGCGCAACTGGACATCTTCCTGGACCCGAACGACCCGGCGGTGATTGCCGCGGCTCAGGCCGAAGGTATTCCCCAGGGCTGGATCGACGCCGCTCAGAACTCGCCCACCTACAAAATGGCGGTTGAGTGGAAAGTGGCGCTGCCGCTGCACCCGGAATACCGCACCCTGCCCATGGTCTGGTACGTGCCGCCACTGTCACCGATTCAGAGCGCCGCCGAAGCCGGCCATGTTGGCATGAATGGCGAAATTCCCGACTTGAAATCCCTGCGTATTCCGATTCGCTACCTGGCCAACCTGTTGACCGCCGGGGAAGAGCAGCCGGTGGTGGAAGCGCTGGAGCGGATGATCGCCATGCGCGCCTACAAGCGCTCCCAGCATGTGGACGGCGTGGAAGATCTCGAGGTGCTCAAGCAGGTCGGTCTGAGTGTGGCCCAGGTGGAAGACATGTACCGCTATATGGCCATCGCCAACTATGAAGATCGCTTCGTGATTCCCACCAGTCACCGGGCCTACGCCGAAGACGCCTACGACATGAAAGGCGACTGCGGTTTCAGTTTCGGTAATGGCTGTGCGGACGGCACCAGCGAAACCAGCCTGTTCGGCGGCAATCGCGCCGGGGTTCGCCAGATCATTCCTGCCATCCTGCAGGATTAG